A genomic window from Leptospiraceae bacterium includes:
- a CDS encoding hydrogenase maturation nickel metallochaperone HypA — protein MHEMGIAEEILEIVNQQAKEGNIVADITTVYFKASFLNSIYPDSLKFYYDAIKERYPSLNKSNLEIEILPLRHTCPKCREVKELFELFYECEKCQMPSEIEIDTTMTVDSFTYN, from the coding sequence ATGCATGAAATGGGAATAGCCGAAGAAATATTAGAGATTGTGAATCAACAGGCTAAAGAGGGAAATATTGTCGCTGATATTACAACTGTATATTTTAAGGCAAGTTTTTTAAATTCGATTTATCCGGATTCTTTAAAATTTTATTATGATGCAATCAAGGAACGTTATCCTTCCTTGAATAAATCTAATTTAGAAATAGAAATATTACCCCTCAGACATACATGTCCCAAATGTCGGGAAGTAAAAGAATTATTTGAATTATTTTATGAATGTGAAAAATGTCAGATGCCCTCAGAGATAGAAATAGATACCACTATGACCGTGGATAGTTTTACATATAATTGA
- the fliN gene encoding flagellar motor switch protein FliN, translated as MAEGSLSQNEIDELLNAAQSDDSSGAGDDPFASLLAGAGEGGTTSSDLAELDSLLGGGGGGGGPSSDAIMAALGPTPAPSKPATGGGGRSGVGGTNSNLNLLMDVTMSLTVELGRTLRYIKDVLQLTEGAIVELDKNVGEELDILVNGKLIGHGKLIVLDDYYGIQITHIIDPMERLKLA; from the coding sequence ATGGCAGAAGGTTCACTTTCCCAAAATGAAATCGATGAGTTACTAAATGCAGCCCAATCCGACGATTCTTCCGGAGCTGGAGATGATCCCTTTGCATCTCTTCTCGCAGGAGCAGGTGAAGGTGGTACGACTTCATCCGATCTGGCTGAGCTAGATTCTCTTTTAGGAGGGGGGGGAGGTGGCGGTGGCCCTTCTTCAGATGCAATTATGGCAGCTCTTGGCCCTACTCCGGCTCCATCCAAACCTGCAACAGGTGGAGGTGGTAGAAGCGGAGTGGGAGGAACAAATTCCAACTTAAACCTCCTTATGGATGTAACAATGTCCTTGACTGTAGAGTTAGGAAGAACACTTCGTTACATTAAAGACGTTTTACAACTTACTGAAGGGGCTATCGTAGAATTAGACAAGAATGTTGGAGAAGAGCTGGATATTCTGGTAAATGGAAAGCTCATCGGGCACGGTAAACTAATTGTTCTGGATGATTACTACGGTATACAAATTACACACATTATCGATCCTATGGAAAGGTTAAAACTCGCTTAG
- the hypB gene encoding hydrogenase nickel incorporation protein HypB, with amino-acid sequence MEIQVVQHVLEKNKKLADEVRKILNRDKQYMVNFMSSPGAGKTLVLEKLIPYLLAKGISVGVIEGDVATLNDSKRLQPLQIPIVQINTEQTGGLCHLGSNTVLAAMEELNNSSLQLILVENVGNLVCPGESDIGSDLNIVITSPTEGEDKPLKYPRIFLKSDLVLINKVDIAEIIGSNLSLLKENIYRVKPGQNVLEISAKTGIGIEELAVRIIKLMGEKIYG; translated from the coding sequence ATGGAAATACAGGTAGTGCAACACGTTTTAGAGAAAAATAAAAAGCTCGCTGATGAAGTAAGAAAGATACTTAATAGAGACAAACAATATATGGTTAACTTCATGAGTTCGCCTGGAGCCGGAAAAACTCTGGTTCTGGAAAAACTTATACCTTATCTGCTTGCGAAAGGAATATCTGTTGGAGTGATTGAGGGAGATGTGGCTACCTTAAATGATTCGAAAAGGCTTCAACCACTTCAGATTCCCATTGTTCAAATTAATACTGAGCAAACGGGGGGATTGTGTCATCTGGGTTCAAATACCGTACTTGCGGCCATGGAAGAACTAAATAATTCTTCTTTACAATTAATTCTGGTAGAGAATGTTGGAAATCTTGTTTGTCCCGGTGAATCAGATATTGGTTCGGATTTAAATATTGTTATTACAAGTCCTACTGAGGGTGAAGATAAACCTTTAAAATATCCGAGAATTTTTCTAAAATCCGATCTGGTGCTTATAAATAAAGTTGACATAGCTGAAATAATAGGTTCTAATCTATCCTTATTGAAAGAGAATATATACAGGGTTAAACCCGGACAAAATGTTCTTGAAATTTCAGCCAAAACGGGTATAGGAATCGAAGAGCTTGCAGTAAGAATCATAAAACTAATGGGGGAAAAAATTTATGGATGA
- a CDS encoding alkaline phosphatase family protein produces the protein MKKFIFLFFVLLIPGFFYFLLGNNKEPLKLENPSLEVLSDTNIQKEIAKLEEEAPGQNVTPLPPPARKLIILSVDGFPAYYSEDESILNLMPNFRKLMKKANFSNKVRSVYPTLTYPSHTSMITGLDPSAHGITSNRPIDPFEKKTDGAWYWYKEDIKVPTLWDYAKKNGLKTGSVYWPVSVGAEINYNIPQYWRYKNEEDIKLLKALSSPGLYKMVQERTGIDVAEYTGDTEKMRAGIEIWKSKQPDLLFIYTTDIDSAHHYNGGVYSKTAKQKISKIDELIGLLIDEINLYKKKNIGLIIISDHGFKKYNAICYPNNILRRMGHIVLRKKQWNYYFRSHGGMATLVKNDGDDLVNGNIIDMRVLQRRVKQSCPGVVFTSKGKLFDRVKKKLSPETEGVLYTTKSVIFSRSIYNSVTFNSHVYPGSHHGFLPFDDDMYTIGLMYPPFTKRPMRKVTDVFYYACNWLKINCRKEM, from the coding sequence ATGAAGAAATTTATTTTTCTATTCTTTGTATTATTAATTCCCGGTTTCTTCTATTTCCTTCTGGGGAACAATAAGGAACCCTTAAAACTGGAAAATCCTTCTCTCGAAGTATTAAGTGATACGAATATTCAAAAGGAAATTGCAAAACTTGAAGAAGAAGCACCCGGGCAAAATGTGACTCCTTTACCCCCTCCGGCCAGGAAATTGATAATCCTTTCTGTAGATGGTTTTCCGGCTTACTATTCAGAAGATGAGTCTATTCTAAATTTAATGCCAAATTTTCGTAAACTTATGAAAAAGGCAAATTTTTCTAATAAGGTTCGATCTGTATATCCGACTCTGACTTATCCTTCACATACTTCTATGATAACCGGTCTTGATCCTTCCGCCCACGGCATTACTTCAAATCGACCCATTGATCCATTTGAAAAGAAAACAGATGGAGCCTGGTACTGGTATAAAGAAGATATTAAAGTACCAACATTATGGGATTATGCAAAGAAGAATGGCTTAAAAACGGGTTCAGTTTATTGGCCGGTTTCTGTGGGTGCTGAGATAAACTATAACATACCTCAGTACTGGAGATATAAAAATGAAGAAGATATTAAGCTTTTAAAAGCACTTTCCAGTCCCGGTTTGTATAAAATGGTTCAAGAAAGAACAGGTATTGATGTTGCGGAGTATACCGGAGATACTGAAAAGATGAGAGCGGGCATTGAAATATGGAAGTCTAAACAACCGGATTTACTTTTTATATACACAACAGATATTGATTCGGCTCACCACTATAATGGTGGAGTATACTCCAAAACAGCAAAGCAGAAAATTAGTAAAATAGATGAACTTATAGGACTTTTAATTGATGAAATTAATCTATATAAGAAGAAAAATATTGGTTTGATTATTATATCCGATCATGGTTTTAAGAAATATAATGCTATTTGTTATCCAAATAATATTCTGAGAAGAATGGGCCACATAGTTCTTAGAAAGAAGCAATGGAATTATTATTTTCGTTCCCACGGAGGGATGGCAACTCTCGTTAAAAATGATGGGGACGATTTGGTCAATGGTAATATTATAGATATGCGAGTTTTACAGAGAAGAGTCAAGCAATCCTGTCCCGGTGTAGTTTTTACAAGTAAGGGTAAGCTCTTTGATAGGGTGAAGAAAAAATTGAGTCCTGAAACTGAGGGGGTTTTATATACTACTAAAAGTGTTATTTTTTCCAGAAGTATATATAATTCAGTGACTTTTAATTCTCATGTATATCCTGGTTCGCATCATGGATTTCTACCCTTTGATGATGATATGTATACCATAGGACTTATGTACCCACCGTTTACAAAAAGACCTATGAGAAAGGTAACAGATGTATTTTATTATGCCTGTAATTGGCTGAAGATAAACTGTAGAAAAGAAATGTAG
- the fliM gene encoding flagellar motor switch protein FliM: MTEILSQDEIDALLNAISSGEVAEDEYAAVGEQKKVKIYDFKRPDKFSKDQIRTLQMMHETFARQATTGLSAQLRALVGVHVASVDQLTYEEFIRSIPNPTTLAVINMDPLKGSAILEMDPSISFTIIDRLFGGRGESAKINRELSDIEMSVMEGIIVRILGNLREAWSTVIDLRPRLGNIETNPQFAQVVPPNDMVVLITLETKVGDVEGMTNLCIPYITIEPIINKLSAQYLYSSLRSGETDENKVVIQERLDQIKIPLITEVGSVDITMNDLLNLSVGDIVKLENTPTKSDLVIKVGDRSKFKCTPGRSGNRLAVQIGETIEEIPDELLGSTRSQQEY; this comes from the coding sequence ATGACAGAAATTCTTTCACAGGATGAAATTGATGCACTATTAAATGCTATTTCCAGTGGTGAGGTCGCAGAAGACGAATACGCAGCTGTAGGTGAACAGAAAAAAGTAAAGATCTACGATTTCAAGCGTCCTGATAAGTTCTCTAAAGACCAGATAAGAACACTGCAAATGATGCACGAAACCTTTGCGAGACAGGCGACCACAGGTTTATCTGCACAACTCAGGGCTTTAGTGGGAGTTCACGTGGCTTCGGTGGATCAGCTAACTTATGAAGAATTCATTCGTTCTATTCCCAATCCTACAACCCTGGCCGTAATCAATATGGATCCTCTAAAAGGCTCCGCCATATTAGAAATGGACCCATCTATCTCCTTTACGATTATTGACAGATTATTTGGTGGTCGTGGAGAGTCTGCTAAAATTAACCGAGAGCTTTCTGATATCGAAATGTCGGTTATGGAAGGTATCATTGTTAGGATTTTGGGAAACCTTAGAGAAGCCTGGTCTACAGTAATCGATCTGCGACCCAGGTTAGGAAATATTGAAACAAACCCCCAGTTTGCTCAGGTTGTACCTCCGAATGACATGGTGGTTTTGATTACCCTGGAAACAAAAGTTGGGGATGTAGAAGGTATGACCAACCTTTGTATTCCTTATATTACGATCGAACCAATTATTAATAAACTCTCAGCTCAGTATCTATATTCTTCTTTAAGAAGTGGAGAAACTGATGAAAATAAGGTCGTAATTCAAGAACGTCTGGATCAAATTAAAATTCCATTAATTACTGAAGTGGGTTCTGTAGACATTACCATGAATGATCTTCTGAATTTGAGTGTGGGTGATATTGTGAAGTTAGAAAATACTCCAACCAAATCCGATCTTGTTATTAAAGTAGGGGATAGAAGTAAATTCAAATGCACACCGGGACGTTCAGGTAATCGCCTGGCAGTTCAAATAGGAGAAACAATCGAAGAAATTCCGGATGAGTTACTCGGTTCCACGCGTTCACAGCAGGAATATTAA
- the argH gene encoding argininosuccinate lyase, whose translation MEKENVKLWGGRFASRTASIMERIGESISFDSRLYPYDILGSRTHAKNLNRIGILSDKELMDVLNGLEKIRGELERGELTFRTDLEDIHMHIESRLTELIGDAGKKLHTGRSRNDQVAIDMRLFIRQETLEIQDRLKNLILSFKNKAERNVDFVMPGYTHLQVAQPVRVSHYLFSYFWLFLRDYKTLQFCLEENDSLVLGSGALAGVNYPSDREFMREELGFKKVSENSIDSVSSRDHMMNFLFSLAKIMTNASRFCEEILLFSSQEFSFLRLPDSLTTGSSIMPQKKNPDIAELIRGKSARVISNLHSLMVLVKGLPLAYNRDLQEDKLFLFDSAEQVKLSIEGMKAMLDEMEFRYENMRASLENGFATATDLADFLVNEKGIPFREAHELVGRLVSVCVSNNKTLFTIEEKERKPISEFFMGEEYFQAISLEGSTDKKKSSGSTSRQSQLEQIKKADEALRELGID comes from the coding sequence ATGGAAAAAGAAAATGTAAAGCTCTGGGGTGGGCGTTTTGCTTCTAGGACAGCATCTATTATGGAAAGAATTGGTGAGTCCATAAGTTTTGATAGTCGTTTGTATCCTTATGATATTTTAGGAAGTAGGACTCATGCAAAGAATCTAAATCGAATTGGAATACTATCAGATAAAGAATTAATGGATGTCCTAAATGGTCTGGAAAAGATCCGGGGGGAATTAGAAAGAGGGGAACTAACTTTTCGTACAGACTTAGAAGATATCCACATGCATATAGAAAGTAGACTTACTGAATTAATAGGAGATGCAGGTAAAAAATTACATACCGGTCGTTCTCGGAATGATCAGGTCGCCATAGATATGAGATTATTTATCAGACAGGAGACACTGGAAATTCAGGATCGACTTAAAAATCTTATACTGAGTTTTAAAAACAAAGCTGAAAGAAATGTGGATTTTGTAATGCCGGGTTATACACATCTCCAGGTAGCTCAGCCTGTACGGGTTTCTCACTACCTTTTCTCCTATTTCTGGTTATTTTTACGGGATTATAAAACTTTGCAATTTTGTCTTGAAGAGAATGATAGTCTCGTTTTGGGTTCTGGTGCTCTTGCGGGTGTGAATTACCCTTCAGATAGGGAGTTCATGAGAGAAGAATTGGGTTTTAAAAAAGTCAGTGAAAACTCTATTGATTCGGTTTCTTCACGAGATCATATGATGAACTTTCTCTTTTCTCTTGCAAAAATTATGACGAATGCCTCAAGGTTTTGCGAAGAAATTTTACTTTTTTCTTCTCAGGAATTTTCTTTTCTACGTCTTCCCGATAGTTTAACTACCGGTTCTTCGATCATGCCTCAAAAAAAGAACCCGGATATAGCCGAGTTAATTCGTGGAAAATCAGCGAGGGTAATTTCTAATTTACACTCACTCATGGTGCTTGTGAAGGGTCTGCCTCTGGCGTATAATCGCGATTTACAGGAAGATAAACTGTTTCTTTTTGATTCCGCCGAACAGGTGAAACTCTCTATAGAAGGTATGAAGGCCATGTTAGATGAAATGGAGTTTCGTTACGAGAATATGAGAGCTTCTCTGGAAAATGGTTTTGCTACAGCTACCGATCTTGCAGATTTTTTAGTGAATGAAAAAGGAATCCCTTTTCGAGAAGCCCATGAATTGGTAGGTAGACTGGTTTCTGTGTGTGTGTCTAATAATAAAACACTATTTACTATAGAAGAAAAGGAAAGAAAGCCTATTTCCGAATTTTTTATGGGTGAGGAGTATTTTCAGGCTATTTCTTTAGAGGGCTCTACAGATAAAAAGAAGAGTTCAGGAAGTACTTCCAGGCAATCCCAACTCGAACAGATTAAAAAAGCCGATGAAGCTTTGAGAGAGCTGGGAATTGATTAA
- a CDS encoding response regulator, which translates to MLNSKSRINQIIQSLMDIVSMKEPKKLYVSEKDSDLDVISAGINMIADHIKFSYLKKTYLESILENLPDSIAILKKDGSLIYSNRAFNDLFNISKTSPNKPKTIYELIGNLPDITSFTSKEIQLQCKELIIPIEIKLSKIQDSSPTEFTCTIHDLSSHKKLLQEQVKLNKELNSLLETKENFVTNMNHELKTPLNAIIGFAHLLKESSPLTEKQNFYINNFHAASEQLLNIVNNVLFISNITTNRIIIEKKQFNLECIIKEIVNLFSSKAQEKELELRNVFKPSISSEVYSSPNFIQQILINLLNNSLKFTKYGYISLETDILNKEETTYLHFKISDTGIGLGSKIDTLFETFTQGDMSIRREYGGTGLGLSIVKGLLDLLGGTIIPGNQEGGGAIFEVLIPIEPVNSENSEYVDIAKNTQESYSHLNISSHEIHKVLVAEDNEFNQLVIQSLLEEMGFQVEMVDDGRKALDKFITDDFSLIILDIQMPVLDGIRTLREMQSYYKQCKKNAVPIIAFTANSSNEDRDKYLNIGFDDFIPKPVKVTDLKAILGNYFPSLNNGKLNS; encoded by the coding sequence ATGTTAAATTCCAAATCCAGAATTAACCAGATTATCCAATCCTTAATGGATATTGTATCCATGAAAGAACCAAAGAAGCTATATGTCAGCGAGAAGGATAGTGATTTAGATGTAATAAGTGCCGGAATTAATATGATCGCCGACCACATCAAATTTTCCTACTTAAAAAAAACATACCTTGAATCTATCCTGGAAAACCTACCCGATTCTATTGCTATATTAAAAAAAGATGGGAGCCTTATCTATTCGAATCGTGCTTTTAACGATCTTTTTAACATCTCAAAAACTTCTCCAAACAAACCTAAGACTATTTACGAGCTCATTGGAAATTTGCCTGATATTACAAGCTTCACTTCAAAAGAAATTCAATTACAGTGCAAAGAATTAATTATTCCTATAGAAATCAAACTGAGTAAAATCCAGGATTCTTCACCTACTGAATTTACCTGTACCATTCATGACTTAAGCTCACACAAAAAATTATTGCAAGAACAGGTAAAATTGAATAAAGAGCTAAACTCCTTATTAGAAACAAAGGAGAATTTTGTTACAAACATGAACCATGAGCTCAAAACCCCACTTAACGCGATTATTGGTTTTGCACATCTTTTAAAAGAATCCTCTCCCCTAACAGAAAAACAGAATTTTTATATCAACAATTTTCATGCAGCCAGCGAACAGTTACTGAATATTGTAAACAATGTATTATTTATTTCTAATATTACAACGAATAGAATCATAATAGAAAAGAAGCAATTTAATTTAGAGTGCATAATCAAAGAAATTGTAAATCTTTTCTCGAGTAAAGCTCAAGAAAAAGAGTTGGAATTAAGAAATGTTTTTAAGCCATCAATTTCCTCAGAAGTTTATTCCTCACCCAATTTCATACAACAGATACTCATTAATTTACTAAACAATTCTTTGAAATTCACAAAATATGGCTACATCTCTCTTGAGACAGATATTTTAAACAAGGAAGAAACAACTTATCTTCACTTTAAAATTAGTGACACCGGAATTGGACTTGGTTCTAAGATAGATACTCTTTTCGAAACCTTTACGCAGGGAGACATGTCTATCAGAAGAGAATATGGTGGAACCGGACTCGGATTATCAATAGTAAAAGGTTTATTAGATTTATTAGGAGGAACAATTATACCCGGAAATCAGGAAGGAGGAGGAGCAATTTTTGAAGTTTTGATTCCGATAGAACCGGTAAACTCAGAAAATTCTGAATATGTTGATATAGCTAAAAACACACAAGAATCATACTCACATCTAAATATTTCTTCTCATGAAATACACAAAGTTTTGGTTGCTGAAGATAATGAGTTTAATCAGCTCGTAATTCAAAGTTTATTGGAAGAAATGGGATTTCAGGTAGAAATGGTAGATGATGGAAGAAAAGCCTTAGACAAATTTATAACTGATGACTTTTCTTTAATTATTTTAGATATTCAGATGCCGGTTTTAGATGGAATTCGTACATTGAGAGAAATGCAGTCCTATTACAAACAATGCAAGAAAAATGCCGTTCCTATTATTGCCTTTACTGCTAATAGCTCAAACGAAGATAGGGATAAGTATTTAAACATAGGCTTTGATGATTTCATTCCTAAACCTGTCAAAGTCACAGATTTAAAAGCTATATTAGGAAACTATTTTCCATCTCTAAATAATGGAAAACTTAATTCCTAA
- a CDS encoding RNA methyltransferase, with protein MNFLLLEPHERIREDVYSISDRKYSHLYSILKVKEGKILKALLWNDSIGSFQVDKLDEQRNSIVGTYYPENSEVRVPDISIFISLQRPQTMKKILQLSSCTAVKDLTFFVSEKSEKSYLNSPVWKKENIEYEMVLGMEQGGNFRVPEFTLLLNKKELFKKLEHYKGRKLLFHPQGNRDFLTDKKVSKETKYGFLFGPESGFTEKDIESFEAIDFKKSFLSPYILRTENALAYALANCQVI; from the coding sequence ATGAATTTTCTTCTTCTTGAACCACATGAAAGAATCAGGGAGGATGTGTATAGTATCTCTGATAGAAAGTATTCTCACTTATATTCAATATTAAAAGTGAAAGAAGGAAAAATATTAAAGGCCTTATTGTGGAATGATTCTATAGGTAGTTTTCAAGTTGATAAGCTCGATGAACAAAGAAACAGTATTGTAGGTACATATTACCCGGAAAACTCAGAAGTAAGGGTTCCTGATATTTCAATTTTTATCTCTCTACAAAGACCTCAAACTATGAAAAAAATTTTACAGCTTTCATCCTGCACGGCTGTGAAGGACTTAACTTTTTTTGTTTCAGAGAAATCTGAAAAATCTTATTTAAACTCACCGGTCTGGAAAAAAGAAAATATAGAATATGAAATGGTTCTGGGTATGGAACAGGGAGGAAATTTTCGTGTACCTGAATTTACTTTGCTCTTAAATAAAAAGGAACTCTTTAAAAAGTTGGAGCATTATAAAGGTCGAAAGCTCTTGTTTCATCCGCAGGGGAATAGAGATTTCCTAACAGATAAAAAGGTGAGCAAGGAAACTAAATATGGTTTTTTGTTTGGACCGGAGTCAGGTTTTACAGAAAAGGATATTGAAAGTTTTGAAGCTATAGATTTTAAAAAAAGCTTTTTATCTCCGTATATTCTCAGAACGGAGAATGCACTTGCATATGCTCTTGCAAATTGTCAGGTAATTTAG
- a CDS encoding ferredoxin, protein MGKIAYVNKDDCTSCNQCADNLPKYFQMDDNDTSETHINGESVNNANIPDDDISTVQKEMDECPGECILWKK, encoded by the coding sequence ATGGGAAAAATAGCCTATGTTAATAAAGACGACTGTACTTCCTGTAATCAGTGTGCAGACAATCTACCGAAATACTTTCAAATGGATGATAACGATACATCCGAAACCCATATTAATGGTGAAAGTGTAAATAATGCTAATATCCCCGATGATGACATTTCTACAGTTCAAAAGGAAATGGATGAATGTCCCGGAGAATGTATTCTCTGGAAAAAGTAG
- a CDS encoding ATP-binding protein: METDKSGIDYLSLQELLFRELKTKRNEGNEIPQVTLEKGETRVQFTIPSLNNENLLGCIQLIKSHIENLRIHTFEPGFYSFQALNENIFETKGLMENVRFRFISSRGQAKVEVSKKGDFKKQEVYALLALYTFFYRDKNENKADPVEILSKLGVTVFEPSKVKSAGERYGFELIGGYEEVKREIKESIILPLESPETYDEVSRLTRKYPGRNRPRAILFEGEPGVGKTTMAKIVSYLSDIPLIYVPIESIMSKYYGESAQNLAYVFDAAALFPSSLIFLDEIDSLAGSREDGMIEATRKILSVLLRKLDGFEQKGKTITIGATNRKQDLDHALLSRFDKTIYFPLPNEEEIISILENYSIHLSHEDRKGIASGLMGMSGRNIKDFCDHIERKWASEIIEKKLDLSPPPFSVYFETINILKRRN; the protein is encoded by the coding sequence TTGGAAACTGATAAAAGCGGGATCGATTATTTAAGTCTTCAGGAACTTTTGTTTCGGGAGTTAAAAACCAAAAGAAATGAAGGAAATGAAATTCCACAAGTTACTCTGGAAAAAGGAGAAACAAGGGTACAATTTACCATTCCCTCACTTAATAATGAAAATCTTCTGGGCTGTATACAATTGATAAAATCACATATCGAAAATCTACGGATTCATACATTTGAACCCGGTTTTTATAGCTTTCAGGCACTAAACGAGAATATTTTCGAGACAAAAGGACTCATGGAGAACGTCCGATTTCGATTTATAAGTTCGAGAGGGCAGGCTAAAGTTGAAGTTTCCAAGAAAGGTGATTTTAAAAAGCAGGAAGTGTATGCCCTTCTTGCACTTTATACCTTTTTTTATCGGGATAAAAATGAAAACAAAGCAGACCCGGTAGAAATACTATCAAAATTGGGAGTCACTGTATTTGAACCCTCAAAAGTAAAGTCAGCCGGAGAAAGGTATGGTTTTGAATTAATAGGAGGGTACGAAGAGGTGAAACGGGAAATAAAGGAGTCTATTATTCTTCCACTTGAAAGCCCGGAGACTTACGATGAAGTGTCTCGTTTAACCAGGAAATATCCCGGAAGAAATAGGCCACGGGCTATTCTATTTGAAGGAGAACCCGGAGTGGGAAAGACCACAATGGCAAAAATCGTCTCATATTTGAGTGATATTCCCCTGATCTATGTTCCTATTGAATCTATCATGAGTAAATATTACGGTGAAAGTGCCCAGAATTTAGCCTATGTTTTCGATGCAGCAGCCCTTTTCCCTTCCAGTCTTATCTTTTTGGATGAAATTGATTCGCTTGCAGGTTCCCGGGAGGATGGAATGATAGAAGCAACCAGGAAGATATTATCGGTTCTTCTGCGAAAATTAGATGGATTTGAACAAAAAGGGAAAACGATTACAATAGGAGCTACGAATCGAAAGCAGGATCTGGATCATGCTCTCTTATCCAGATTTGACAAAACTATTTACTTTCCACTACCAAATGAAGAGGAAATCATATCTATTTTGGAGAATTACTCCATCCACCTATCACACGAGGATAGAAAAGGGATAGCTTCCGGTTTGATGGGAATGTCAGGTAGAAATATCAAAGATTTCTGTGATCATATTGAAAGAAAATGGGCTTCTGAAATCATTGAGAAGAAGCTGGATTTAAGTCCACCTCCATTTTCCGTTTATTTTGAAACTATAAATATTTTAAAGAGAAGAAATTAA
- a CDS encoding transcriptional repressor has protein sequence MKKLTKHRRIILENLRDRRDHPSARMVFESTRKITDKISFATVYNSLEFLVQEGLVKKLSINTESARYDGVLDSHSHLVCRNCSEVFDYPEVDITRKLNLNAYGFTPEEISITIIGLCENCVSMY, from the coding sequence ATGAAAAAGTTAACGAAGCATCGTAGAATTATATTGGAAAATTTACGAGATAGAAGAGATCATCCATCAGCCAGAATGGTTTTTGAATCCACCAGGAAAATTACTGATAAAATTAGTTTTGCTACAGTCTATAATTCTCTAGAGTTTCTAGTGCAGGAAGGTCTGGTTAAAAAACTAAGTATCAATACTGAATCAGCCAGATATGATGGAGTTTTGGATTCTCATTCTCATCTTGTTTGTAGGAATTGTTCTGAAGTTTTTGATTATCCGGAAGTAGATATAACTCGTAAATTGAATTTGAATGCTTATGGATTCACGCCGGAAGAAATCTCAATTACCATTATTGGCCTTTGTGAAAATTGTGTTTCTATGTATTAA